The Mesorhizobium loti genome includes a region encoding these proteins:
- a CDS encoding DUF768 domain-containing protein — MSARGLKFLDNWMAQQLPILAREDPIAASDLADQLMTAAEKAGIRADEINGEVAGVFEVIFEASRRRKRTG, encoded by the coding sequence ATGAGCGCTCGTGGCCTGAAGTTTCTCGACAATTGGATGGCCCAGCAACTGCCCATTCTGGCGCGGGAAGATCCAATCGCCGCCAGCGACTTGGCGGACCAGTTGATGACGGCGGCTGAGAAGGCCGGTATCCGCGCCGATGAAATCAACGGCGAGGTCGCTGGCGTCTTCGAAGTGATCTTCGAGGCATCGCGTCGTCGCAAGAGAACCGGTTGA
- a CDS encoding DUF768 domain-containing protein, which produces MSARGTDFLYKWIGANVPATAGADIISVAELTQKLFADAKAIGISSTEIEEDTGSVYEAVLDAVVHHNSGLPE; this is translated from the coding sequence ATGAGCGCACGCGGGACTGATTTTTTGTACAAATGGATCGGCGCCAACGTTCCTGCGACTGCAGGCGCTGACATCATCTCGGTTGCCGAGTTGACGCAGAAGCTGTTCGCGGACGCGAAGGCGATAGGCATCAGCAGTACCGAGATCGAGGAGGACACAGGTAGTGTGTATGAGGCTGTCCTCGATGCCGTCGTGCATCACAACTCGGGCTTGCCAGAATGA
- a CDS encoding ATP-dependent DNA ligase — translation MRLKFVPPLMPTLVEQPPEGDGWIHEVKFDGYRSQLIIDKEHPRIFTRNGHDWTTKYRDLVKEAASLGAESAIVDGEIIVLNEAGLSDFGELRKAITRRQRDLYFVAFDLLHLNGHDLRDMALEERREILASMIEPGGRLQFSEPLPGDAKAIYHLLDQAGLEGMVSKRRDSKYRSGPSTNWLKVKCYTIDEYDLLGVEREPGKPAFALMADRTTGKYVGSAFINSRAAIRDRLWKRVQEHAEPPPKGMKRPATQWVKPGIIGRVKHLRGEEDLRHASLQDFREEE, via the coding sequence ATGCGTTTGAAGTTCGTCCCACCTTTGATGCCGACCCTTGTCGAGCAACCGCCGGAAGGTGACGGCTGGATTCACGAAGTGAAGTTCGACGGATACCGCTCGCAACTGATCATCGATAAGGAGCACCCTAGGATCTTCACGCGCAACGGCCACGACTGGACGACCAAATATCGCGACCTGGTGAAAGAGGCTGCCAGCCTCGGCGCCGAAAGCGCCATTGTGGATGGCGAGATCATCGTTCTAAACGAGGCTGGCTTGTCTGACTTCGGCGAGCTGCGCAAGGCGATCACCCGCCGGCAGCGCGACCTCTATTTCGTCGCCTTCGATCTCCTCCATCTCAACGGACACGATCTGCGCGACATGGCGCTGGAAGAGCGGCGCGAGATCCTGGCCAGCATGATCGAACCCGGCGGGCGGCTCCAGTTCAGCGAGCCCTTGCCGGGTGATGCGAAGGCCATCTATCACCTGCTCGACCAGGCCGGGCTTGAAGGCATGGTGTCGAAACGGCGCGACAGCAAATACCGGAGCGGCCCGTCGACCAACTGGTTGAAGGTGAAATGCTATACGATTGACGAATATGATCTGCTCGGTGTTGAGCGCGAGCCAGGCAAACCAGCCTTTGCCCTGATGGCGGATCGAACGACTGGGAAGTATGTCGGGTCGGCTTTTATCAATTCACGCGCGGCGATCCGCGACCGGCTTTGGAAGCGTGTCCAGGAGCACGCCGAGCCGCCGCCAAAGGGCATGAAGCGGCCGGCGACGCAGTGGGTGAAGCCAGGCATCATCGGCCGCGTGAAGCACCTCCGAGGCGAGGAGGATCTGCGTCATGCTTCGCTACAGGATTTTCGCGAAGAAGAGTGA